Proteins from a genomic interval of Zingiber officinale cultivar Zhangliang chromosome 1B, Zo_v1.1, whole genome shotgun sequence:
- the LOC122048599 gene encoding uncharacterized protein LOC122048599: MVGASTSSSTSSCAFFGSFVEGVGPSAASKPSAASSASSVSRLKFVCSYGGRILPRYTDGKLRYFGGDTRIFAVDRSAAFSELQEKMRDFCGWTAVGVRCQLPTEDLDALVSIKSDEDLFNLVELYDLAGRQKIRAFLFPLASKPSSPPPAATSGDDRSTPVTSDRYVQIPRPAKFVGRYAGYLGDAHRHDHYHHHHHHHQNHGHNVAPWPCNYHHHHRQHHHLVNPGSHCK; this comes from the exons ATGGTGGGagcctccacctcctcctccacctcctcctgcGCCTTCTTTGGTTCCTTCGTTGAAGGCGTCGGCCCTTCCGCCGCCTCCAAACCCTCAGCCGCCTCCTCCGCTTCCTCGGTCTCCAGACTCAAATTCGTCTGCAGCTACGGTGGTAGGATCCTGCCCCGATACACTGACGGCAAGCTCCGCTACTTCGGCGGCGACACCCGCATCTTCGCCGTCGACCGCTCGGCCGCTTTCTCAG AGCTGCAGGAGAAGATGCGAGATTTCTGCGGGTGGACCGCGGTGGGCGTCCGGTGCCAGCTGCCGACTGAGGATCTAGACGCCCTCGTGTCCATCAAATCCGACGAGGACCTCTTCAACCTCGTGGAGCTGTACGATCTCGCCGGCCGCCAGAAGATACGGGCGTTCTTATTTCCCCTGGCGTCCAAGCCTTCATCCCCTCCTCCGGCAGCCACATCAGGTGATGATCGGAGCACCCCGGTTACATCCGATCGGTACGTCCAGATCCCCCGGCCCGCCAAGTTCGTGGGTCGGTACGCCGGCTATCTAGGGGATGCCCATCGCCACGACCAttatcaccaccaccaccaccaccatcaaAATCACGGCCACAATGTGGCGCCATGGCCGTGCAATTACCACCACCACCACCGCCAACACCACCACCTCGTAAATCCTGGAAGCCACTGTAAATAA
- the LOC122034589 gene encoding probable calcium-binding protein CML46: MEKKLVYFFQESTSLPFIHKLLVFILIAVKKFFGLSSSCSSIFHEEEHHHHHHQQEEAKESNAATLERGDLGFILWRMGLAQSPDEVEMNEEAVSLPDLFAEEEPSLQELRQAFSVFDENDDGFIDDLELRRVLQALGVGEGLEVATCRRMIQVHDRNGDGRIDFVEFVRLMELVF, from the coding sequence ATGGAGAAGAAGCTCGTCTACTTTTTTCAAGAGTCAACCTCGCTCCCTTTCATCCACAAGCTGCTCGTCTTTATCTTGATCGCCGTCAAGAAGTTCTTTGGATTGTCTTCTTCATGCTCCTCCATTTTTCATGAGGAAgagcaccaccaccaccaccatcagCAGGAGGAGGCTAAAGAGAGCAATGCAGCAACACTTGAACGAGGAGACTTGGGGTTCATTTTATGGAGAATGGGATTGGCTCAAAGCCCAGATGAAGTTGAGATGAACGAGGAGGCTGTGTCACTGCCTGATTTGTTCGCAGAGGAGGAGCCGAGCTTGCAGGAGTTGAGACAGGCCTTCTCGGTTTTCGACGAGAACGACGACGGCTTCATCGACGACCTGGAGCTGCGGAGGGTTCTCCAGGCGCTTGGAGTCGGAGAGGGGCTGGAAGTTGCTACGTGCAGGAGGATGATCCAGGTTCATGATCGAAATGGAGACGGGAGGATCGATTTTGTGGAGTTTGTAAGGCTCATGGAGTTGGTCTTTTGA